A stretch of Sulfurimonas autotrophica DSM 16294 DNA encodes these proteins:
- the ppk2 gene encoding polyphosphate kinase 2 — MGHERDILDDEMKDGANLEEIVHEERRKNKTNKKNIQDKREKDPHKKRVAVWVKDEVLRYESELKELQIELLKMQNYVKETGQKVLMIFEGRDAAGKGGTIKRITEHLNPRGARVVALDKPSDKETTQWYFQRYVQHLPSAGEIVLFDRSYYNRAGVEPVMGFCTQEEHKEFLHEVPEFEKMLINSNIKIFKFYFSVSKAEQKRRFDKRRTDPLKQYKLSPVDEKSQGLWDKYTIAKYSMLLASHTDYAPWTIIRSDNKKKARINTIKHILNHFDYPNKIADKKLKADDKIRIFANDEIKLMETEMTLKKNNA, encoded by the coding sequence ATGGGACATGAAAGAGATATACTTGATGATGAGATGAAAGATGGTGCCAATTTAGAAGAAATTGTGCATGAAGAGAGAAGAAAAAATAAAACAAATAAAAAGAATATTCAAGACAAAAGAGAAAAGGATCCGCACAAAAAGCGCGTTGCCGTCTGGGTAAAAGATGAAGTTCTGCGTTATGAAAGTGAGCTAAAAGAACTGCAGATAGAACTGTTAAAAATGCAAAACTATGTCAAAGAGACAGGACAAAAAGTGCTGATGATTTTTGAGGGTCGTGATGCCGCAGGTAAAGGCGGTACAATTAAACGTATTACGGAACATCTTAACCCTCGTGGTGCAAGAGTTGTCGCTCTTGACAAGCCGAGCGACAAAGAGACAACGCAATGGTATTTTCAAAGATATGTGCAGCATCTGCCCTCAGCCGGAGAAATTGTTCTTTTTGATAGAAGTTATTACAACCGTGCAGGGGTTGAACCTGTTATGGGGTTTTGTACACAAGAGGAACATAAAGAATTTTTACATGAGGTGCCTGAGTTTGAAAAGATGCTCATTAACTCCAATATAAAGATTTTTAAGTTTTACTTTTCTGTATCAAAAGCCGAGCAAAAAAGACGTTTTGACAAACGCAGAACCGACCCGCTCAAACAATATAAGCTCTCCCCTGTAGATGAAAAATCCCAAGGACTGTGGGACAAATATACTATAGCCAAATACTCTATGCTTTTAGCATCACACACAGATTATGCACCTTGGACAATCATTCGTTCCGACAACAAGAAAAAAGCCCGTATAAATACTATCAAACATATTTTAAATCATTTTGATTACCCCAATAAAATTGCAGATAAAAAGCTCAAAGCAGATGATAAAATTCGTATCTTTGCCAATGATGAAATCAAATTGATGGAAACAGAAATGACACTGAAAAAAAATAATGCCTAA
- a CDS encoding CHAD domain-containing protein — MHATIEATFREFLEIDLKKVKKYEKAVLASKDTDALHQMRVSLRRMRSVFFTFQSVIPKKITKNIYANISTVASCYDKARDIDVYIETYLNKDALTSTELLLYNIALKCREKEYRKIKKYLESKKYKKFKKELKKWIKTKQWRKKLTKKQLSVLEENIIPFAANFLKSYQNDICLYGSAIGPVLEDEQAHKLRIKLKKLRYATELFTPYFQNRLDNLKKILKELQDILGQLHDIYITKKLHKIFLHFQQDKKLYAYIKKVELVNTYKKEKLKEAFFLKWKLFTKIVQSVC, encoded by the coding sequence ATGCACGCAACAATTGAAGCTACATTTAGAGAGTTTTTAGAAATTGATTTAAAAAAAGTAAAAAAATATGAAAAAGCAGTGCTTGCATCAAAAGATACAGATGCTCTGCATCAAATGCGTGTGTCCCTGAGAAGGATGCGTTCTGTGTTCTTTACTTTTCAATCGGTAATACCAAAAAAAATAACAAAAAATATTTATGCCAATATTTCAACAGTCGCTTCTTGTTATGACAAAGCTCGCGATATTGATGTATATATAGAGACATATTTAAATAAAGATGCATTAACTTCTACTGAGTTGTTGCTTTATAATATTGCTTTAAAATGCAGAGAAAAAGAGTACAGAAAAATCAAAAAGTATTTAGAATCAAAAAAATATAAAAAATTTAAAAAAGAATTGAAAAAATGGATAAAAACAAAACAATGGAGAAAAAAGCTTACTAAAAAACAGTTGTCTGTACTTGAAGAAAATATAATTCCTTTTGCTGCAAATTTTTTAAAAAGTTATCAAAATGATATATGCTTGTACGGTTCTGCTATAGGTCCTGTATTGGAAGATGAACAAGCACATAAATTACGAATAAAATTGAAAAAATTAAGGTATGCAACTGAGTTATTTACTCCGTATTTTCAAAATAGATTAGATAATTTAAAAAAAATACTAAAAGAGCTTCAAGATATTTTAGGACAACTGCATGATATTTATATAACAAAAAAGCTGCACAAAATTTTTTTACATTTTCAGCAAGATAAAAAACTTTATGCATACATAAAAAAGGTTGAATTAGTCAACACATATAAGAAAGAAAAGCTCAAAGAAGCTTTTTTTCTAAAGTGGAAACTATTTACAAAGATTGTTCAATCAGTTTGTTAA
- a CDS encoding thioredoxin domain-containing protein has protein sequence MSNRLANEDSPYLQQHKDNPVDWWPWCDEAFERAETENKAIFISIGYSSCHWCHVMEEKVFEDKECAQILNESFICIKVDREERPDIDKYYQEVHMLLNRRAGGWPTSIFCTPQNKPFFAGTYIPPESNAGSIEGMGFKELTRLIATKIKEMDPKLFENADEIEGFLNHKDHPKEATVLKEDFYKNLLLQAKNNYDTRNGGFSDKPKFPHSSTLTALMVIDRLYNDASAKAMTTNTLEHMIKGGIYDLVDGGFCRYSVDEKWLVPHFEKMLYDNALLCGVYTEAYLTYEDEKYLHTAKEVADFWYNFMSEDDLFYSASDADSDGKEGTYFVYTYDEVYTVLTQNGYENAKEMCQEMSVTHHGNFEGKNIIRFEDEIPEWFNDIKPLLQKIRQKRSYPFIDKKVQTSWSGMMINSLFKLGAIDRKYKEKAIKTLNKLLDTLFIDGKLYHTTLIHKKPKVEAFLEDYAFLSQALLSAFKYTQNEVYLIHAQRFVNKALEEFYDKGVWNFSSGEFAVKAEITDTTYTSSVSIMINALITLGTLLEDEKYRHFAFKTMEYNSYELGRRPIYYPYMLTQALRYVKGDRIIKTNEQNINNYAYALAKIKYPFVEFKKSEDDDFMICGDKSCFANTQDLHQINKLIEQSL, from the coding sequence ATGTCAAACAGATTAGCAAATGAAGATTCCCCATACCTGCAGCAGCACAAGGACAATCCGGTAGACTGGTGGCCGTGGTGTGATGAAGCTTTTGAGCGCGCAGAAACTGAAAATAAAGCAATTTTTATAAGTATTGGCTACAGCTCTTGTCACTGGTGCCATGTTATGGAAGAAAAAGTTTTTGAAGACAAAGAGTGTGCCCAAATTTTAAATGAGAGTTTCATTTGTATAAAAGTTGACCGTGAAGAACGCCCCGATATTGACAAATATTATCAGGAAGTGCATATGCTGCTCAACCGCCGTGCAGGCGGATGGCCGACGAGTATTTTTTGTACACCGCAAAACAAACCGTTTTTTGCCGGAACCTACATTCCTCCCGAATCCAATGCCGGCAGTATTGAAGGCATGGGCTTTAAAGAACTTACTCGTTTGATTGCTACAAAAATCAAAGAAATGGATCCAAAACTGTTTGAAAATGCAGATGAAATAGAAGGATTTTTAAATCATAAAGATCATCCAAAAGAGGCAACTGTTTTAAAAGAGGATTTTTATAAAAATCTTCTACTGCAGGCAAAAAACAATTATGATACAAGAAACGGCGGTTTTTCAGACAAACCAAAGTTTCCGCACTCTTCAACACTTACTGCTTTAATGGTTATTGACAGACTCTATAATGATGCCAGTGCAAAGGCCATGACAACAAATACACTTGAGCATATGATCAAAGGCGGTATATACGACCTTGTTGACGGCGGTTTTTGCAGATACTCCGTAGATGAAAAATGGCTCGTACCCCATTTTGAAAAAATGCTCTATGACAATGCTCTGCTCTGCGGCGTATATACTGAGGCTTATTTGACATATGAAGATGAAAAGTATCTTCATACGGCCAAAGAAGTGGCAGATTTTTGGTATAACTTTATGAGCGAAGATGACCTATTTTACAGTGCCAGCGATGCAGACAGTGATGGGAAAGAAGGAACTTACTTTGTTTACACCTATGATGAAGTTTACACCGTACTTACCCAAAACGGCTATGAAAATGCAAAAGAAATGTGCCAAGAGATGAGTGTCACTCATCACGGAAACTTTGAAGGTAAAAATATTATTCGCTTTGAAGATGAAATTCCTGAGTGGTTCAATGATATTAAACCACTTTTACAAAAAATAAGACAAAAAAGAAGTTATCCGTTTATAGACAAAAAAGTGCAAACATCATGGTCTGGTATGATGATAAATTCTTTGTTCAAACTTGGAGCCATCGATAGAAAATACAAAGAAAAGGCTATAAAAACTCTTAATAAACTGCTTGACACTCTGTTTATAGACGGTAAGCTGTATCACACGACTCTAATTCATAAAAAACCAAAAGTAGAAGCATTTTTGGAAGATTATGCATTCCTTTCTCAAGCACTGCTGAGTGCCTTTAAATATACACAAAATGAGGTCTATCTCATACATGCACAAAGATTTGTAAATAAGGCACTGGAAGAGTTCTATGACAAAGGCGTATGGAACTTCAGCAGCGGTGAATTTGCCGTAAAAGCTGAAATAACTGACACAACATATACAAGTTCGGTCAGTATTATGATAAATGCTTTAATAACTTTGGGAACGCTTCTTGAAGATGAGAAATACAGACATTTTGCTTTTAAAACAATGGAATATAACTCTTATGAACTGGGGCGCAGACCGATTTACTACCCTTACATGCTTACGCAGGCACTCAGATATGTCAAGGGAGACAGAATTATAAAAACAAATGAGCAAAATATTAATAACTATGCTTATGCACTTGCAAAAATAAAATATCCGTTTGTAGAATTCAAAAAAAGTGAAGATGATGACTTTATGATATGCGGAGACAAAAGCTGTTTTGCCAATACACAGGATTTACATCAAATTAACAAACTGATTGAACAATCTTTGTAA
- a CDS encoding protein-glutamate methylesterase/protein-glutamine glutaminase, translating to MIKVFIIDDSALVRNELKKIFASAQDIEVIGSAPNPVDAFDIFKKVGLPDVFILDIEMPKMDGLTFLEQISEQKPIPTIICSTLVTQGSSSAIDALRMGAVDIVLKPTSEINSFFKDKQNDFISKVRIATHSHVKILHNIQRRSSSKVLNEKQVSSSVKAASSLPASKKIIAIGASTGGVQTLEEIFMMLEPNHPPIVVTQHMPAGFTASFAQRLNEVLPSSVVKEAQEGDTLMHGRILIAPGHLHMEVVKSGFMYKIALKNYPKVNSHKPSVNVLFRSMAKEVGIFGVGIILTGMGDDGATGLLKMKNAGAATYAQDERSCIVYGMPKQAVDIGAVISSLTLGEIANLINTVR from the coding sequence ATGATTAAAGTATTTATAATAGATGATTCAGCACTAGTAAGAAACGAGTTAAAAAAGATTTTTGCCTCTGCTCAAGATATTGAAGTAATCGGCAGTGCACCAAACCCTGTTGATGCTTTTGATATCTTTAAAAAAGTCGGGCTGCCTGATGTTTTTATACTCGATATAGAAATGCCAAAAATGGATGGACTTACATTTTTAGAACAAATTTCAGAACAAAAACCAATACCGACCATTATCTGCTCCACTCTCGTAACACAGGGAAGCAGTTCTGCTATTGATGCTTTAAGAATGGGCGCTGTTGACATTGTACTCAAACCTACCTCTGAGATAAATTCGTTTTTTAAAGATAAACAAAATGACTTTATATCAAAAGTAAGAATTGCAACACACTCGCATGTAAAAATACTTCATAATATTCAAAGACGCAGTTCAAGCAAAGTGCTCAATGAAAAGCAGGTCTCAAGTAGTGTTAAAGCTGCAAGTTCTCTTCCCGCATCGAAAAAAATCATAGCTATAGGAGCATCAACAGGCGGTGTTCAAACACTAGAAGAGATATTTATGATGCTAGAGCCAAATCATCCGCCTATTGTAGTGACACAGCATATGCCTGCAGGCTTTACTGCTTCATTTGCACAAAGACTCAATGAGGTACTGCCCTCTTCTGTGGTCAAAGAAGCCCAAGAAGGTGACACGCTTATGCATGGTAGAATTTTAATAGCACCGGGACATTTACATATGGAAGTCGTTAAAAGCGGGTTTATGTACAAAATTGCTTTAAAAAACTACCCAAAGGTAAATTCTCATAAACCCAGTGTCAACGTTTTGTTTCGCTCTATGGCAAAAGAGGTCGGCATATTTGGAGTTGGCATTATACTCACAGGAATGGGAGATGATGGAGCGACAGGTCTTTTAAAGATGAAAAATGCAGGAGCGGCCACTTATGCTCAGGATGAGCGAAGTTGTATAGTCTATGGTATGCCAAAACAGGCAGTAGATATCGGCGCTGTCATAAGTTCTTTGACACTTGGCGAAATAGCAAACCTTATTAACACGGTGAGGTAA
- a CDS encoding CheR family methyltransferase translates to MAIILNDNEFKTIQKLIFKEVGIDLQSSKKMLVQSRLLKRLLFYKLNSYLDYIRLIQINEQERIEMINLITTNETYFFREIEHFEYLQRVIIPNHPFKKKFRFWSAAASVGAEAYSVAMLLDKTMAKSDWEIVGTDINTKVIKKARVGLYPEKWVDKIPTELKKEYCLKGRGSHEGQFLIDRKLVENIDFRVGNLLKHNGDVGEFDVIFLRNVLIYFDDATKQLVVDNVLKNLKIGGYFVISLTENLNMVDTSPLENITSSIYKKIRK, encoded by the coding sequence ATGGCAATTATCTTAAATGATAATGAATTTAAAACAATACAAAAGTTAATTTTTAAAGAAGTTGGCATTGACTTGCAGTCTTCAAAAAAAATGCTTGTGCAAAGCCGGCTTTTAAAAAGATTACTTTTTTATAAGCTTAATTCTTATCTCGATTATATTCGTCTGATACAAATTAACGAACAAGAGCGTATTGAGATGATTAACCTCATCACAACAAATGAGACCTATTTTTTTCGGGAAATAGAGCATTTTGAGTATTTGCAAAGAGTCATTATTCCAAATCATCCTTTTAAAAAGAAATTTCGTTTTTGGAGCGCGGCTGCATCTGTCGGTGCAGAAGCTTACTCCGTTGCGATGCTTTTAGATAAAACTATGGCAAAAAGTGATTGGGAAATAGTAGGTACAGACATCAATACAAAAGTCATAAAAAAGGCAAGAGTAGGTTTGTACCCTGAAAAATGGGTAGATAAAATACCTACTGAACTAAAAAAAGAGTATTGTCTCAAAGGCAGAGGCAGCCATGAAGGACAGTTTTTAATTGACAGAAAACTCGTTGAAAACATTGACTTTAGAGTCGGGAACCTTCTGAAACACAATGGTGACGTTGGAGAGTTTGATGTTATATTTTTAAGAAATGTCCTTATTTATTTTGATGATGCAACAAAACAGCTTGTTGTAGACAATGTACTTAAAAATTTAAAAATAGGCGGATATTTTGTAATATCATTAACAGAAAACTTAAACATGGTAGATACTTCACCCCTTGAAAATATCACATCTTCTATCTATAAAAAAATAAGGAAATAA
- a CDS encoding chemotaxis protein CheV: MEDYKENIENSVEDDDELDLVALVSSNANDTSQYLVFKGSDNQYYAKNVSKIEELLVYKDIDIARTHDANLIIGTADIRGNMTTIINFDKWFGNEVLPDEEYELIIVAHYGGHRLGIVVKSVEYIVNIPADTMTDNSQNDEKTSFITKVQIGQKKEMCIIFDSDKMLLDTFETIDTKAAEETNRLHKLQNDKLVIFADDSRFIRKMAQSLFIKMGLKYKMYENGQLLLDDLPNIAPEDIGLFITDLEMPVLGGKEVIDYIRSHKEYNNINLIIHTNMSNDNMGDNLKQNGAQQIIGKVNMLALSEAIEKLMV, translated from the coding sequence ATGGAAGATTATAAAGAAAATATTGAAAACAGTGTTGAAGATGATGATGAACTAGATCTGGTTGCTCTGGTTAGCTCAAATGCAAACGATACAAGTCAGTATCTTGTGTTTAAAGGCAGTGATAATCAATACTATGCAAAAAATGTATCTAAAATTGAAGAACTTTTAGTTTATAAAGATATAGATATAGCTAGAACACATGATGCAAACCTCATCATAGGTACTGCTGATATACGCGGAAATATGACGACTATTATTAATTTTGACAAATGGTTTGGAAATGAGGTTTTACCTGATGAAGAGTATGAACTTATTATTGTAGCCCATTATGGCGGGCATAGACTAGGTATAGTTGTGAAAAGCGTAGAGTATATTGTCAACATTCCTGCAGACACTATGACTGACAACTCTCAAAATGATGAAAAAACCTCTTTTATAACCAAGGTACAAATAGGACAAAAAAAAGAGATGTGTATTATTTTTGACAGTGATAAAATGCTTCTTGACACTTTTGAAACTATAGACACCAAGGCTGCTGAAGAAACAAACAGACTGCACAAACTCCAAAATGACAAATTAGTCATTTTTGCCGATGACAGTCGTTTTATACGTAAAATGGCCCAGAGCCTCTTTATCAAAATGGGCTTAAAATATAAAATGTATGAAAATGGTCAGCTTTTACTTGATGATTTGCCAAATATTGCACCTGAAGATATAGGCCTTTTTATAACCGACTTGGAAATGCCTGTTCTTGGCGGTAAAGAAGTCATAGACTATATTAGAAGTCATAAAGAGTACAATAATATAAATCTTATTATACATACAAATATGTCTAATGACAATATGGGTGACAATTTAAAGCAAAACGGTGCTCAACAGATTATAGGAAAGGTAAATATGCTTGCATTAAGTGAAGCTATTGAAAAGCTGATGGTATAA
- a CDS encoding chemotaxis protein CheW — protein MRTLDDDLNADTDNTQDQYLLFVAGGELYAMEALKAQEIVEYISVTKVPMMNSFIKGVTNIRGNIVAVVDLVDRFELSKTKVSDKTSIVVINYKKNDVTTQIGIMIDEVYEVDTIEKSNIKNAPEFGAKIDSKYILNMGKYENKYIPILNMDTILNVDELSTLSSE, from the coding sequence ATGAGGACTCTAGATGATGATTTAAATGCTGATACTGATAATACACAAGATCAATACCTGCTTTTTGTTGCAGGCGGTGAGCTTTACGCTATGGAAGCACTAAAAGCGCAAGAAATTGTGGAGTATATAAGTGTAACAAAAGTACCAATGATGAACTCATTTATCAAAGGGGTTACAAATATACGGGGTAATATTGTTGCAGTTGTTGATCTTGTAGATAGATTTGAATTATCAAAAACAAAAGTAAGTGACAAAACATCTATAGTTGTTATTAACTATAAAAAAAATGATGTAACCACACAAATAGGCATAATGATAGATGAAGTTTATGAAGTTGATACGATTGAAAAATCAAATATCAAAAATGCGCCTGAATTTGGTGCAAAAATAGACTCCAAATATATATTGAACATGGGTAAATATGAAAATAAATATATACCTATACTCAATATGGACACTATCTTAAATGTAGATGAACTCTCGACATTGTCGAGTGAATAA
- a CDS encoding methyl-accepting chemotaxis protein: MATEKTKTKNKKKGNAMAKISNTDMELLTSTLEQLSKGDFNVDLNLEGKHTSVLSKYINDIANNLTQLQDSSLDVADAVKNGTLDQRIDLRKLEGGYAEIANSFNSTLDIINGANRDIQTALNGLAKGDFSVQVASNYSGDYAQMKNAVNDLANSLESLISDSNIVNEVVSRGELNITLDTTKHQGDFATIIEGMNTFLKIVNDAFADTIYGLNALQNGQFDARITTEYQGDFDVVKQAANDTAAKLQELLTNYEEGYSEIEKGNVKARVTTEGMSGDYLKLTAVVNDTLEVVDKAFADTIYGLNALQNGNLSERITTEYQGDFDAVKQAANTTATVLQELFNEAGDVLEGMANGDMTVRIEKEFVGDYTLIKTATNSMAEKLQTIVSRVNSGVTEISAASTQVSASSQSLSQGATEQASSLEETSAALEEMSGSVAESAKNAQKTNDLANEASSMSIEGGEAVSKTVSAMQTISEKIGIIEDIVYQTNLLALNAAIEAARAGEHGKGFAVVAAEVRKLAKRSQIAAQEISSITTDSVKISERAGELISSVVPKIEETATLIKDIANSAKEQDIGLGQISTAMSQLDQVTQTNAASAQEMASASEELNSQASSLAQMMSFFTVNEGDMFSKPVPLAHSPHNTSAPQVASPSNGLDLRDFDRY; encoded by the coding sequence ATGGCAACTGAAAAAACAAAAACAAAAAACAAAAAAAAGGGAAATGCTATGGCAAAAATTTCTAATACAGATATGGAACTACTTACAAGCACATTAGAACAACTTTCAAAAGGTGATTTTAATGTCGACTTGAATTTAGAAGGTAAACATACATCAGTTTTATCAAAATATATCAATGACATTGCAAATAATCTTACACAGCTTCAAGACAGCAGTTTAGATGTGGCTGATGCTGTCAAAAATGGCACACTGGATCAGCGTATTGATCTTCGCAAATTAGAAGGTGGATACGCCGAAATAGCAAACAGTTTTAACAGCACCTTAGACATCATTAACGGAGCCAATCGTGATATACAAACTGCACTTAACGGACTTGCCAAAGGTGATTTCAGTGTACAAGTAGCTAGTAATTACAGTGGTGATTACGCGCAAATGAAAAATGCTGTAAATGATTTAGCCAACTCTCTAGAAAGTCTTATAAGCGACAGTAATATTGTGAATGAAGTTGTAAGCCGCGGAGAATTAAATATAACATTAGACACAACAAAACATCAAGGTGATTTTGCAACCATTATAGAAGGTATGAATACTTTCCTAAAAATTGTTAATGATGCATTTGCCGACACTATTTACGGTCTGAATGCCTTGCAAAACGGTCAGTTTGATGCAAGAATCACAACAGAGTATCAAGGTGACTTTGATGTAGTCAAGCAGGCAGCAAATGATACGGCTGCAAAACTCCAAGAACTTCTTACAAACTATGAAGAAGGTTATTCCGAGATAGAAAAAGGGAATGTAAAAGCAAGAGTTACTACTGAAGGTATGTCCGGGGATTACTTAAAACTTACGGCAGTCGTTAATGATACATTAGAAGTAGTAGACAAAGCATTTGCCGACACTATTTACGGTCTGAATGCTTTGCAAAACGGAAATCTTTCTGAACGTATTACAACAGAATACCAAGGTGATTTTGATGCAGTTAAACAAGCAGCAAATACAACTGCCACGGTTTTACAAGAGCTTTTTAATGAAGCTGGTGATGTGTTAGAAGGCATGGCAAACGGAGACATGACTGTTCGAATTGAAAAAGAGTTTGTCGGTGATTATACCCTTATAAAAACTGCAACAAATTCTATGGCAGAAAAACTTCAAACTATCGTAAGCCGTGTCAACAGCGGTGTAACAGAAATAAGTGCAGCATCAACACAGGTCAGTGCATCTTCTCAGTCTCTTTCTCAAGGGGCAACGGAGCAGGCTTCTTCACTTGAAGAGACAAGTGCAGCCTTAGAAGAGATGAGCGGAAGTGTCGCCGAGAGTGCCAAAAATGCCCAAAAAACAAATGATTTGGCGAATGAGGCTTCTTCAATGTCTATTGAAGGCGGGGAAGCTGTGAGTAAAACTGTTTCAGCAATGCAAACCATCAGTGAAAAAATCGGAATTATTGAAGATATCGTGTATCAAACAAATCTGCTTGCACTCAACGCTGCCATCGAAGCGGCACGTGCGGGTGAACACGGAAAAGGATTCGCAGTTGTTGCGGCAGAAGTAAGAAAACTTGCAAAACGTTCACAAATTGCGGCACAAGAAATCAGTTCTATTACAACAGACAGTGTAAAAATCAGCGAACGTGCGGGCGAGCTAATAAGCAGTGTCGTTCCAAAAATCGAAGAGACTGCAACGCTTATAAAAGACATAGCAAATTCGGCAAAGGAACAAGACATTGGCCTTGGACAAATCAGTACAGCTATGAGTCAGCTTGATCAGGTTACACAGACTAATGCAGCTTCAGCACAAGAGATGGCAAGTGCGAGTGAAGAGCTTAACTCTCAAGCAAGCTCGTTAGCGCAAATGATGAGCTTTTTTACAGTAAATGAAGGCGATATGTTTTCAAAACCTGTGCCTCTAGCACACTCGCCACATAACACATCCGCTCCTCAAGTTGCTTCACCTTCAAACGGTTTAGATTTGCGTGATTTTGACCGTTACTAG
- a CDS encoding PAS domain-containing protein translates to MLEKEKILDDEDFLVSTTDKKGVITYTNFGFANMAEYPIEELYGKPHNIVRHPGMPKAVFKLMWQKLLNKEPVVAYVKNLTSNKESFYWVKAFIFPVVKNNEIAYITSYRTKPSRFAVDQIEKVYSQVSNYEQGHSIDESLQFLNSFLEERNLTYESFINRLNTQKQILNSTLLNMNLSKYKADHIAFKSNIESQVKRGVQNIEVTESCCCAFGKTLESYKNEPFAKDRLFSTLKKLHDGVHSNLKTYTTTEASQRPQLESDISRDTQELFEALNGLVDNFVEQ, encoded by the coding sequence ATGTTAGAAAAAGAAAAGATATTGGATGATGAAGATTTCCTAGTAAGCACAACAGATAAAAAAGGGGTTATTACGTATACGAATTTTGGTTTTGCAAACATGGCAGAATATCCGATAGAAGAGCTCTACGGAAAGCCTCATAACATTGTTCGGCATCCGGGTATGCCCAAAGCGGTATTTAAACTAATGTGGCAAAAACTCTTAAACAAAGAACCGGTTGTAGCATATGTTAAAAATCTTACAAGCAATAAGGAGAGTTTTTACTGGGTTAAGGCGTTTATATTTCCTGTAGTCAAAAACAATGAAATTGCTTATATTACTTCCTATCGAACAAAACCTTCACGTTTTGCAGTCGACCAAATAGAAAAAGTATACAGCCAAGTAAGCAACTACGAACAAGGGCACAGTATAGATGAGTCATTACAGTTTTTAAATTCTTTTTTAGAAGAGCGCAACTTAACATACGAATCATTTATAAATCGTTTAAATACACAAAAGCAAATTTTAAATTCCACTTTACTCAATATGAATCTTTCTAAATATAAAGCAGACCATATTGCGTTTAAAAGCAATATAGAATCACAGGTAAAAAGAGGGGTGCAAAACATCGAAGTTACTGAGAGTTGTTGCTGTGCGTTTGGAAAAACTTTAGAAAGTTATAAAAATGAACCATTTGCAAAAGACAGGCTTTTTTCAACACTTAAAAAACTCCACGACGGCGTACATAGTAATCTCAAAACGTACACTACTACGGAAGCTTCTCAGCGCCCTCAATTGGAAAGTGATATTAGTAGGGACACACAGGAACTTTTCGAGGCTCTCAATGGGCTTGTAGACAACTTTGTAGAACAATAA